Proteins co-encoded in one Armigeres subalbatus isolate Guangzhou_Male unplaced genomic scaffold, GZ_Asu_2 Contig1346, whole genome shotgun sequence genomic window:
- the LOC134202686 gene encoding uncharacterized protein LOC134202686, whose product MRGWISNSPAVMQALNGSDTPERSLDFNKATAIEKVLGMWWNIEADQFQFKLRTERHVDLLSGTKHPTKREILSMLMSIYDPLELLKAELFHYKRAQEDVYADEMALLRAPRTGDQTLPKSNRLFKLSPTIDDDEILRIHGRIDACEYVGTNTKYPIILPRGHPLTKLVLQSIHEMYHHQCHETFVNEARKKFYIPKLRMECKKVRSECQRCKVRRAQPTPPAMGNLPKARLAAFIRPFSYVGIDYFGPFQVVVGRRIEKRWGVLVTCLTVRAIHIELVHSLDTNSCIMAMRNCFARRGVPVQIISDRGTNFIGAEKELKKSLAAINQESIMREFTTPSTSWVFNPPATPHMGGSWERLIQSVKKVLYEIQPTRLPRDEVLRNSLIEIENIVNSRPLTHVPIEDESSPALTPNHFLVGSSNGLKPLVPFDASEAALRQSFKTSQVLANYFWKRWISENLPIITRRTKWFAPVKPISVGDIVIVVDPKQPRNCWPKGEC is encoded by the exons ATGAGAGGTTGGATCTCCAACTCTCCAGCAGTCATGCAGGCACTGAACGGTAGTGACACCCCCGAAAGAAGTTTGGACTTCAACAAAGCAACCGCCATAGAGAAAGTATTGGGAATGTGGTGGAACATTGAAGCAGATCAGTTTCAGTTCAAACTTCGCACAGAACGCCATGTGGACCTGTTATCTGGCACAAAACACCCCACTAAGCGAGAAATACTCAGCATGCTCATGTCTATCTACGACCCTCTCG AACTTCTGAAAGCGGAGCTGTTCCACTATAAGCGCGCACAAGAGGACGTGTATGCTGATGAAATGGCCCTTTTGAGAGCTCCTAGGACAGGTGACCAAACACTCCCGAAAAGTAATCGGCTATTCAAACTTAGCCCTACTATTGATGACGATGAAATATTACGTATTCATGGTCGCATCGATGCGTGTGAGTATGTCGGAACCAATACTAAATATCCAATTATATTACCACGAGGGCATCCACTCACAAAGTTGGTGCTCCAAAGTATACATGAAATGTACCATCACCAATGTCACGAAACTTTTGTCAACGAGGCACGCAAGAAATTCTACATCCCCAAACTTCGTATGGAATGCAAAAAGGTCCGTTCTGAGTGTCAGCGTTGTAAAGTACGCCGCGCGCAACCAACACCACCAGCGATGGGGAACCTTCCCAAAGCACGCTTAGCAGCTTTCATCCGGCCCTTCTCATACGTCGGAATTGACTATTTCGGGCCCTTTCAAGTGGTAGTCGGACGTCGTATCGAAAAGCGTTGGGGAGTTCTAGTGACATGCCTTACAGTGCGTGCCATACACATCGAGTTAGTTCACAGTCTTGACACAAACTCGTGCATTATGGCTATGCGTAATTGCTTTGCGCGTCGCGGTGTCCCTGTGCAAATAATCAGTGATAGAGGCACTAACTTCATCGGTGCCGAAAAGGAGTTAAAGAAATCTTTAGCGGCGATTAACCAAGAGTCTATTATGAGAGAGTTCACAACACCGTCAACGTCGTGGGTGTTCAATCCTCCAGCTACACCACATATGGGTGGCTCGTGGGAAAGGCTGATACAATCAGTGAAAAAGGTCCTATACGAGATTCAGCCAACTCGCTTACCCAGAGACGAAGTTCTTAGGAACAGCTTGATAGAAATTGAAAACATAGTGAACAGCAGACCACTCACACATGTGCCAATAGAGGATGAATCATCGCCAGCGTTAACTCCCAATCATTTTTTGGTAGGATCCTCCAACGGACTCAAGCCTCTAGTGCCATTCGATGCCAGTGAAGCTGCTTTGAGGCAATCGTTCAAGACATCGCAAGTTCTCGCCAACTATTTCTGGAAGCGCTGGATTAGTGAGAATCTCCCGATTATCACTCGGAGGACCAAATGGTTTGCACCAGTGAAACCTATCTCGGTTGGTGATATAGTCATCGTCGTCGATCCCAAGCAACCGAGGAATTGTTGGCCAAAGGGAGAGTGTTAG